The Rhizobium indicum genome has a segment encoding these proteins:
- the urtE gene encoding urea ABC transporter ATP-binding subunit UrtE, producing the protein MLSLKDVHSFYGRSHILHGITLDVPAGKVTSILGRNGTGKTTLLKTLMALTDRMTGEMRLQGKDMAASPTHERARAGIAYVPQGREIIPDFTIRENILMGAFARTDGKREIPALVPELFPYLMANLDRPGGVLSGGQQQQLAIARALAADPKVLLLDEPNEGIQPSIVEEIEKIIIRLNREIGMTIILVEQNVAFARHASHQFAMLEKGGVVAAGAIDRLSDALVHRHMAV; encoded by the coding sequence ATGCTGTCGTTGAAAGACGTGCACAGCTTTTACGGCCGCAGCCATATCCTGCACGGCATCACGCTCGATGTTCCGGCCGGCAAGGTGACAAGCATTCTCGGCCGCAACGGCACTGGCAAGACGACCCTGTTGAAAACCCTGATGGCACTGACAGACCGCATGACTGGCGAGATGCGTCTGCAGGGAAAGGACATGGCCGCATCCCCAACGCATGAAAGGGCAAGGGCCGGTATTGCCTACGTCCCTCAGGGCAGGGAGATCATTCCCGATTTTACTATCCGCGAGAACATCCTGATGGGCGCCTTTGCCCGCACCGATGGCAAACGCGAGATTCCTGCGCTGGTGCCAGAGCTTTTTCCATACCTGATGGCCAATCTCGATCGGCCGGGCGGCGTGCTTTCGGGCGGCCAGCAGCAGCAGCTCGCCATCGCCCGCGCGCTGGCCGCAGATCCGAAAGTGCTACTTCTCGATGAACCGAACGAAGGTATCCAACCCTCCATCGTCGAGGAGATCGAAAAGATCATCATCCGGCTCAATCGCGAGATCGGCATGACGATCATCCTCGTCGAGCAAAACGTCGCATTTGCGCGGCACGCCTCTCACCAGTTCGCAATGCTGGAGAAGGGAGGCGTGGTCGCGGCCGGCGCCATCGACAGGCTCTCCGACGCGCTTGTTCACCGGCATATGGCTGTCTGA
- a CDS encoding nitrilase-related carbon-nitrogen hydrolase — translation MGTTMTSTQSYTAATIQFEPTMFEKARNISRLATLCEEAAEAGARLIVTPEMGTTGYCWFDRAEVKPFVETIPGATTDVFQAIASKHRCYIVVGMPEVDPASDLYYNTAVLIGPDGVVGRHRKSHPYIAEPKWAANGDIVHEVFETEIGRISMLVCMDLHFFETARLEALAGADIICHISNWLQERTPAPYWINRAFENACYVIESNRWGLERTVQFSGGSCVIDPDGTVAASIDTGDGIAYGTIDLALARRREVLCEPVFESRRPELYMNMMTNSFTWNPGDYFRLYGYQPIPRGRTSRAAVAQFAPSSVIADNIARITQLAAEAKATTAPDILVFPELSLTGLGAPETRAEPLSGPTVSAFVRLAMKLGFYLVAGFAEADGDKVYNSAVLAGPEGLVGSYRKTHLGIADSWATAGDEWKVYDLAIGRVGLAVGHDALYPEAIRSLALMGCDVVACPSAIAGTFTGSHNGTKIPHNYPIPKGADPYHWHALRVRGGENNVYFAFANVLDAARGYLGKSAVFGPDSFAFPRQESAILDEDGIAAAAVDTTNLDTPYPTNIVRRKDLVVMRQPHHYQPLVKWHQ, via the coding sequence ATGGGAACAACAATGACATCGACACAAAGCTATACCGCGGCCACCATCCAATTCGAACCGACCATGTTCGAAAAGGCGCGCAATATCAGCCGGCTGGCAACCCTTTGCGAAGAGGCAGCGGAGGCAGGTGCGCGCCTGATCGTCACGCCCGAAATGGGCACGACCGGCTATTGCTGGTTCGACAGGGCCGAGGTGAAACCGTTCGTCGAGACTATCCCCGGAGCGACCACGGATGTTTTCCAGGCCATTGCCAGCAAACACCGCTGCTATATCGTCGTTGGCATGCCGGAAGTCGACCCGGCAAGTGATCTTTACTACAATACCGCCGTCCTGATCGGTCCAGACGGCGTCGTTGGCCGGCATCGCAAATCGCATCCCTATATCGCGGAGCCGAAATGGGCTGCCAACGGCGACATCGTCCATGAGGTATTCGAAACAGAGATCGGCCGGATCTCGATGCTGGTCTGCATGGATCTGCACTTCTTCGAGACGGCGCGCCTGGAGGCTCTCGCGGGAGCCGACATCATCTGCCATATCTCCAACTGGCTGCAGGAGCGCACGCCGGCACCCTATTGGATCAACCGCGCCTTTGAAAACGCCTGCTATGTCATCGAAAGCAACCGTTGGGGGTTGGAGAGAACCGTGCAGTTTTCCGGCGGAAGCTGCGTGATCGATCCCGACGGCACGGTCGCCGCCTCCATCGATACGGGCGACGGGATCGCCTATGGCACTATCGATCTCGCTCTTGCTCGCCGCCGCGAGGTCCTGTGCGAACCGGTTTTCGAGTCTCGCCGGCCCGAACTCTACATGAACATGATGACCAACAGCTTCACCTGGAACCCGGGCGATTACTTCCGTCTCTACGGATACCAGCCGATACCGCGCGGACGCACATCGCGCGCCGCTGTCGCCCAGTTCGCCCCGTCCTCTGTCATCGCAGACAATATTGCCCGCATCACTCAACTGGCAGCCGAGGCGAAGGCGACGACAGCGCCGGACATTCTGGTTTTCCCCGAGCTGTCGCTGACCGGACTAGGGGCCCCTGAAACGCGGGCGGAGCCGCTCTCAGGCCCGACGGTATCCGCCTTCGTTCGTCTGGCAATGAAGCTTGGTTTCTATCTTGTCGCCGGATTTGCCGAGGCGGACGGAGACAAGGTCTATAACAGCGCGGTCCTTGCAGGCCCCGAGGGTCTTGTGGGCAGCTACCGCAAGACGCATCTCGGCATTGCCGACAGCTGGGCGACGGCCGGCGACGAATGGAAAGTCTACGATCTTGCCATCGGCCGCGTCGGCCTGGCGGTCGGCCACGACGCGCTCTATCCGGAAGCCATCCGTTCGCTCGCGCTCATGGGATGCGACGTGGTCGCTTGCCCATCAGCCATAGCCGGCACTTTCACCGGCAGCCACAACGGCACGAAAATTCCGCATAACTATCCGATCCCCAAGGGCGCCGATCCCTACCACTGGCATGCGTTGCGCGTGCGCGGTGGCGAGAACAACGTTTATTTCGCCTTCGCCAATGTGCTGGATGCAGCGCGGGGATACCTGGGCAAGAGTGCTGTGTTCGGGCCGGATTCCTTTGCCTTTCCACGCCAGGAATCGGCAATCCTGGACGAGGACGGGATTGCGGCGGCAGCCGTCGACACCACCAATCTCGATACGCCGTATCCGACGAACATCGTCCGGCGAAAGGATCTTGTTGTCATGCGCCAGCCGCATCACTATCAGCCGCTGGTCAAATGGCATCAGTGA
- a CDS encoding iron-containing alcohol dehydrogenase, with translation MSTFTFATVPQIIAGPGCIARLSELTKTRLGPRVLVISDDGVVKAGLVQPALASLSAGGAETSIFTGVVADPPEAIIHAAVARAIEFGATGVLGIGGGSSLDVAKLVALLAKSGEALGNIYGVGNVTGQRLPLVLVPTTAGTGSEVTPISIVTTGAYQKKGVVSQVLLPDTAFLDAELTIGLPPAVTAATGIDAMVHAIEAFTSASANNNPVSRALAKEALRLLGANIEIAVMNGSDLAARQAMLLGAMLAGQAFANSPVAAVHALAYPIGGRYHVPHGLSNSLVLPHVLRFNAIACGDAYAELAPCLFPHLEPASQAERLSGFIEGLALIPVRLNLPVRLRDVGIPKDGLSLLAESAMEQTRLLVNNPRTVSLSDAARIYEVAW, from the coding sequence ATGTCCACATTCACATTCGCAACCGTCCCGCAGATCATCGCGGGGCCAGGCTGCATCGCCAGACTTTCAGAGCTGACGAAAACGCGGCTTGGGCCGCGTGTTCTGGTGATTTCGGACGATGGGGTCGTCAAGGCGGGGCTGGTGCAGCCGGCCCTGGCGAGCCTTTCGGCAGGTGGCGCTGAAACATCCATCTTTACAGGCGTTGTGGCTGATCCGCCGGAAGCCATTATTCACGCGGCTGTGGCGCGGGCGATCGAGTTTGGCGCGACCGGTGTATTGGGCATCGGCGGCGGCTCGTCGCTCGATGTCGCGAAACTCGTGGCTCTTCTGGCCAAAAGCGGAGAAGCGCTCGGCAATATCTACGGGGTTGGAAACGTGACCGGGCAGCGCTTGCCGCTGGTGCTCGTGCCGACAACGGCAGGCACCGGATCAGAAGTCACACCGATTTCCATCGTCACCACGGGCGCATACCAGAAAAAGGGCGTCGTATCGCAGGTCCTGCTACCTGATACGGCCTTTCTCGACGCGGAGCTGACCATCGGCCTTCCACCGGCCGTGACCGCTGCAACGGGGATTGACGCCATGGTGCACGCCATCGAGGCTTTCACCTCCGCGAGCGCAAACAACAATCCGGTTTCCCGTGCTCTTGCCAAGGAGGCTCTTCGGCTTCTCGGGGCGAATATCGAGATCGCGGTCATGAACGGAAGCGATCTGGCCGCCCGACAGGCGATGCTGCTCGGCGCAATGCTGGCGGGTCAGGCCTTTGCCAATTCGCCGGTCGCTGCCGTCCATGCTCTCGCCTATCCGATCGGTGGCCGCTATCACGTTCCGCACGGCCTTTCCAACAGTCTTGTTTTACCGCATGTGCTGCGCTTCAATGCGATCGCGTGTGGTGATGCCTATGCGGAACTGGCACCTTGTCTCTTTCCTCACCTTGAGCCTGCCAGTCAGGCCGAACGGCTTTCCGGTTTCATCGAAGGACTGGCATTGATCCCTGTGCGCCTGAACCTGCCCGTACGCCTGCGCGATGTCGGAATTCCCAAGGACGGGCTTTCTCTACTAGCGGAAAGTGCGATGGAACAGACCCGCTTGCTGGTCAACAATCCGCGCACGGTGTCGCTGTCGGATGCCGCCAGGATCTACGAAGTCGCTTGGTAA
- a CDS encoding nucleotidyltransferase family protein yields MGPNGGHKLLAEFDGIPLVRRSAVTASNSHAESVTVVVGHRQDDIRKALSDLQLNIVANRDYASGMASSLVIGFASAEANGADGVLVMLADMPGVTSSDLNRLITAFQDGKGASIVRAVSQGKRGNPVILPRSLNDAVLRLKGDVGARYLIKTSGLPVIEVEIGDAAQIDVDTPEAIIAAGGIPAES; encoded by the coding sequence TTGGGCCCGAACGGCGGCCACAAGCTGCTGGCCGAGTTTGACGGGATCCCGCTCGTCCGCCGTTCGGCGGTGACTGCGAGCAATAGTCATGCCGAATCCGTCACTGTGGTCGTCGGCCACCGCCAGGACGACATCCGCAAGGCACTCTCCGATCTCCAATTGAACATCGTCGCAAATCGGGATTACGCGTCCGGGATGGCAAGCTCCCTGGTGATAGGCTTTGCCTCTGCCGAGGCGAATGGTGCCGACGGTGTCCTCGTCATGCTCGCGGACATGCCGGGTGTGACCAGCAGCGATCTCAACCGGTTGATTACGGCCTTTCAAGATGGCAAGGGTGCATCGATCGTTCGTGCCGTCTCGCAGGGCAAGCGCGGAAATCCCGTTATCCTGCCGCGGTCGCTGAACGATGCCGTTCTGCGGCTGAAGGGCGATGTCGGCGCCCGCTATCTGATCAAAACCTCTGGGCTGCCGGTGATTGAGGTCGAGATTGGCGACGCGGCGCAGATCGACGTCGACACGCCCGAGGCCATCATCGCGGCCGGGGGCATTCCTGCGGAAAGCTGA
- a CDS encoding XdhC family protein → MQLASLQRLNAARRKRIAAILLADLDSHTERIVLEGDPLDGPIADLIEDAFRSGRSMAFDATEGRGFLNVYLPAPRIAIIGAVHIGQYLTQIAGLAGFDVRIIDPRTAFATSERFPGVPLFTDWPADVFLLDPLDRYTALVALTHDPKIDDLPLAEALRTGCFYIGALGSRKTHAARTDRLALKGFTPDALSAIHAPIGLDIGASNPAEIAVAILGEVIQALRSRPLSLSGDGAP, encoded by the coding sequence ATGCAGCTTGCCAGCCTGCAACGCCTAAACGCTGCGCGCCGCAAACGGATCGCTGCGATTCTGCTGGCTGATCTTGACAGTCATACCGAACGCATCGTTCTAGAGGGTGATCCGCTTGACGGGCCGATCGCAGATTTGATCGAAGATGCCTTTCGCTCCGGCCGCTCGATGGCGTTCGATGCAACCGAGGGCAGAGGGTTCCTGAACGTCTATTTACCTGCGCCGCGTATCGCCATTATTGGCGCCGTGCACATTGGCCAGTATCTGACGCAGATAGCAGGGCTTGCCGGTTTCGATGTGCGCATCATCGATCCGCGCACGGCCTTTGCGACTAGCGAACGCTTCCCTGGTGTGCCGCTCTTCACCGACTGGCCTGCCGATGTTTTTCTGCTCGACCCGCTCGACCGTTACACGGCCTTGGTTGCACTCACCCATGATCCGAAGATCGATGATCTTCCGCTAGCGGAGGCGTTGCGGACGGGCTGCTTCTACATCGGCGCGCTCGGTAGCAGAAAGACGCATGCTGCGAGGACCGACAGGCTTGCGTTGAAAGGTTTCACCCCCGATGCGCTTTCAGCCATTCATGCTCCGATCGGGCTCGATATCGGGGCTTCCAATCCGGCCGAGATCGCCGTGGCGATATTGGGCGAAGTCATTCAAGCACTGCGGTCGCGCCCTCTTTCGTTATCTGGGGATGGAGCACCATGA
- a CDS encoding XdhC family protein, with protein MTTVSHPNDPLLTAETWIDESRAVAIATVIETWGSAPRPVGSHLVVDADGNFEGSVSGGCVEGAVVTAALDVIAGGTAQMLEFGVTDETAWRLGLSCGGRIRVYVERLD; from the coding sequence ATGACAACTGTATCACATCCAAACGATCCGCTATTGACGGCCGAGACATGGATAGATGAAAGTCGCGCCGTTGCCATCGCAACGGTCATCGAAACCTGGGGCTCGGCTCCACGTCCTGTTGGCAGCCATCTGGTCGTCGACGCAGATGGCAATTTCGAAGGCTCGGTTTCCGGCGGCTGTGTCGAAGGTGCGGTCGTCACGGCCGCGCTCGATGTGATTGCCGGTGGCACGGCGCAGATGCTAGAGTTCGGCGTCACGGACGAGACCGCCTGGCGCCTTGGGCTGTCCTGTGGCGGGCGTATCCGCGTTTATGTCGAAAGGCTCGACTGA
- a CDS encoding beta-glucosidase family protein: MFQPSEDEIKSLVGQMTVAEKVDLLSGRGLWKTASIPRLGIPSIVMTDGAHGVRYSTTQIDAGDNDEDSLRAFLAVVGQQADASGGMFGATRPATCFPNGNLLGCSWDVDLAYRMGEALAAECQEFGVHLLLGPGINIRRTPLAGRAYEYYSEDPLISGNIAAAVISGLQDNGVGASLKHFACNNSEIDRTTTSSDVDERALREIYLAGFERVIGKSAPWTVMSAYNRLNGIQAAENQWLLSTVLREEWGYDGLVVSDWHAIKDRGAALAAGTDLDMPESQPRKARLRAAIEAGDLAPEVVDAACAKVLAFVRKCKMHERRDTVIDLDRHHALSREIAAESIVLLRNEGRTLPLDPNSTGRLLVVGDGATIPVIQGSGSATTNPYRVDSPFVQIAARAGADFEVQHLPFPSAAEVNMQALIEATVVAASSADFTVVFAENEKSRHGEGNDRDTLKLAATHDALLHALAASGCKVIVVLSMPDAVEMPWLEDVDAVLAAFYAGQGGGEAIARVLFGEQNPCGKLSASMPVRMRDIPGWHTYPGEHGRHLYSEGVFVGYRFYDLKAIAPAFPFGHGLSYTTFSYENLWIDIQEVAPGVACTASVTIRNTGSVAGKEIIQLYVRPVKPGLKRPIRELKAFCKLYLEPGEAKTVPLTLVERDFQYFDAVRSAWVLDAEAFVIEVGASSRDMLLEAILPCRPERPGLHVLLPNSPPALIFAHPKAEAALVDFFVATLSISSAEARALLAKTKGSFLGFYDTLSWYVGDSVREADIALVFASLNDTCVEDSLE; encoded by the coding sequence ATGTTTCAGCCCAGCGAAGACGAAATCAAGTCGCTTGTCGGCCAGATGACGGTTGCCGAAAAGGTTGATCTTCTGAGCGGACGCGGGCTGTGGAAAACCGCATCGATCCCACGGCTCGGTATTCCATCGATTGTCATGACCGATGGTGCCCATGGCGTTCGCTACTCCACAACCCAGATCGACGCCGGCGACAATGACGAAGACAGCCTACGGGCGTTTCTGGCGGTTGTCGGCCAACAAGCCGATGCATCAGGCGGCATGTTCGGCGCGACACGTCCTGCAACCTGCTTTCCAAACGGCAATCTGCTTGGCTGTTCCTGGGATGTCGATCTGGCCTACCGCATGGGGGAGGCGCTGGCGGCGGAATGCCAGGAATTTGGCGTTCATCTCCTGCTTGGGCCCGGCATCAATATCCGCCGCACGCCGCTTGCCGGCCGCGCCTATGAATACTACTCCGAGGACCCCCTCATCAGCGGGAACATTGCCGCAGCCGTCATCTCGGGCCTGCAAGACAATGGCGTCGGCGCCTCGTTGAAGCATTTTGCCTGCAACAATTCCGAGATCGACCGGACAACGACCAGCTCCGATGTCGATGAACGGGCTCTTCGCGAAATCTATCTGGCGGGCTTCGAACGAGTGATCGGAAAGAGCGCGCCCTGGACGGTGATGAGCGCTTACAACCGGTTGAACGGCATCCAGGCAGCAGAAAATCAATGGTTGCTCAGCACTGTGTTGCGCGAGGAATGGGGCTATGACGGGCTGGTCGTCTCCGATTGGCACGCGATTAAGGACCGTGGTGCGGCGCTCGCTGCCGGGACTGATCTCGACATGCCGGAAAGCCAGCCACGCAAGGCCCGCCTGCGGGCGGCGATCGAGGCTGGTGATCTGGCGCCCGAGGTGGTCGATGCCGCCTGCGCTAAGGTTCTGGCGTTCGTGCGCAAATGCAAGATGCATGAGCGGCGCGACACGGTCATCGATCTCGACCGGCACCACGCTCTGTCGCGGGAGATTGCAGCGGAATCGATCGTCTTGCTGCGCAACGAAGGCAGGACATTGCCGCTTGATCCGAATAGCACCGGCCGGCTCCTCGTCGTTGGTGACGGCGCTACCATTCCCGTGATCCAAGGTTCCGGTTCGGCCACGACCAATCCCTATCGCGTCGACAGCCCCTTCGTTCAGATTGCCGCGCGGGCAGGCGCCGACTTCGAGGTGCAGCATCTGCCATTCCCCTCTGCCGCAGAGGTCAATATGCAGGCGTTGATCGAGGCGACCGTCGTGGCGGCGTCTTCTGCCGATTTCACAGTGGTGTTTGCGGAAAACGAGAAGAGCCGGCACGGCGAGGGCAACGACCGCGACACACTGAAGCTGGCCGCCACCCACGACGCCCTCCTTCATGCGCTGGCTGCATCCGGTTGCAAGGTAATCGTGGTGCTCTCGATGCCGGATGCCGTCGAAATGCCGTGGCTCGAGGATGTCGATGCCGTGCTCGCCGCGTTCTACGCCGGACAGGGCGGCGGCGAAGCCATTGCCCGCGTTCTGTTTGGCGAGCAGAACCCCTGCGGCAAACTCTCTGCCAGCATGCCCGTGCGGATGCGGGACATTCCCGGCTGGCACACCTATCCTGGTGAGCATGGGCGCCATCTCTATAGCGAGGGTGTTTTCGTCGGCTATCGCTTCTACGATCTCAAGGCAATCGCCCCGGCGTTTCCCTTCGGGCACGGTCTCAGCTACACGACCTTCAGCTATGAGAATCTCTGGATCGACATACAGGAAGTCGCTCCGGGCGTGGCCTGTACTGCGAGCGTTACTATCCGCAACACTGGATCTGTCGCGGGCAAGGAGATCATTCAACTCTACGTTCGCCCGGTGAAACCCGGCTTAAAACGGCCGATCCGTGAACTCAAAGCCTTCTGCAAACTGTATCTGGAGCCCGGCGAGGCGAAGACGGTGCCCCTTACCCTCGTTGAGCGGGACTTCCAGTACTTCGACGCCGTCCGCTCCGCATGGGTGCTGGATGCGGAGGCTTTCGTCATAGAAGTGGGTGCATCATCACGTGATATGCTTCTGGAGGCCATTCTACCATGCCGGCCGGAACGTCCAGGACTGCACGTGCTTTTGCCCAACTCTCCACCGGCGCTGATATTTGCCCATCCGAAGGCCGAGGCCGCTCTGGTTGACTTCTTTGTCGCCACGCTTTCGATCTCCAGTGCGGAAGCCAGGGCGCTTCTCGCGAAGACAAAGGGCTCTTTCCTCGGCTTTTATGACACCCTGAGCTGGTACGTCGGCGATAGCGTCAGGGAGGCGGATATCGCCCTGGTCTTCGCGAGCTTGAACGACACTTGCGTGGAAGATTCGCTGGAATGA
- a CDS encoding MarR family winged helix-turn-helix transcriptional regulator, with amino-acid sequence MDVPFKDKSGRQKTAATEAQSQQVQYTLGEQIGFYLRQANQRHVAIFASLMAERLTTTQWAALVRLQDLQPCSQGNLGRETAMDMATIKGVVDRLVKRGLVHTAPDATDARRLVLTLTPEGEATVARNLSVALQISQETLSTLTLAERMMLMELLQKIC; translated from the coding sequence ATGGACGTTCCGTTCAAAGACAAAAGCGGCCGACAAAAGACCGCAGCGACCGAGGCGCAGAGCCAGCAGGTACAGTATACGCTTGGCGAGCAGATCGGCTTCTACCTACGCCAGGCCAACCAGCGGCACGTGGCGATCTTTGCGAGCCTGATGGCGGAAAGGCTGACCACCACCCAGTGGGCGGCGCTCGTCAGGCTGCAGGACCTGCAGCCCTGCTCGCAGGGCAACCTCGGCCGCGAGACCGCCATGGATATGGCGACCATCAAGGGCGTCGTCGACCGTCTGGTAAAACGTGGGCTGGTGCACACCGCACCCGACGCCACCGACGCGCGCCGGCTGGTGCTGACGCTGACGCCGGAAGGCGAGGCGACAGTGGCTCGCAACCTGTCGGTCGCACTGCAGATCTCGCAGGAAACGCTGAGCACGCTGACGCTTGCTGAGCGGATGATGCTGATGGAGCTCCTGCAGAAGATCTGTTGA
- a CDS encoding cysteine hydrolase family protein: MMAPAPLSRNALRVVIDMQRLFAEQTAWHTPAIAGILPNVVALSKAQPAETVFARFMVPQSAENATGRWKTYYRRWSSVTLDELDVAMLDLVAPLSAIAGPGSIVDKETYSVFGSPGFLERLQGSATDTLIFSGVETDVCVYASVLDAVDAGYRVILAEDALASGDLKAHAMVIEILAPRLSEQIEILTTEAILKLWRE, translated from the coding sequence ATGATGGCACCCGCGCCACTCTCCAGGAATGCGTTGCGTGTCGTCATCGACATGCAACGCCTCTTCGCTGAGCAAACGGCGTGGCATACGCCGGCAATTGCCGGCATTCTTCCCAATGTGGTGGCGCTCAGCAAAGCGCAGCCCGCTGAGACTGTCTTTGCTCGCTTCATGGTGCCCCAAAGTGCCGAAAATGCCACGGGTCGCTGGAAGACCTACTATCGTCGCTGGTCATCCGTGACGCTGGATGAGCTCGATGTCGCCATGCTGGATCTGGTGGCGCCGCTTTCGGCGATCGCCGGTCCAGGGTCTATCGTGGACAAGGAGACCTACTCGGTCTTTGGCTCGCCCGGTTTTTTAGAGCGGCTGCAAGGATCGGCAACGGACACGCTGATTTTCTCGGGGGTCGAGACCGACGTCTGCGTCTACGCGAGCGTTCTTGATGCGGTCGACGCCGGCTACCGGGTCATCCTCGCCGAGGACGCACTGGCAAGCGGCGACTTGAAGGCGCACGCCATGGTCATCGAGATCCTGGCGCCAAGGCTTTCGGAGCAGATTGAAATTCTAACGACAGAAGCCATTCTGAAATTATGGCGAGAGTAA
- a CDS encoding ABC transporter ATP-binding protein, translated as MTNVKVNSVAKTYGTTPVLSDITTEFPEGSFTSLLGPSGSGKTTLLRIIAGFIKPDQGVVTIGNNDVTDIPVWGRNIGMMFQSYALFPHMTIAQNVAFGLERRGIKGAAARKEVDRALEMVHLPGFADRMPKQLSGGQQQRVALARAMVIKPSVLLLDEPLSALDRRLRQEMQVELLRIQRESGLTTIFVTHDQEEALTLSDKVAILDKGRIVQIGEPETVYERPLTRFAAEFLGDSNFLTGTVENGAVRLADGTVVQTTGTLPASGSNVTLAVRPEKMSIASGPTDGNGLTARITTVIYAGPVLSYLLETADGVPLKLFAQNRDGKVLSDGDTITLTWAAEHTVPVAD; from the coding sequence GTGACAAACGTTAAAGTCAATTCCGTCGCCAAGACCTACGGCACCACACCGGTCCTGTCCGATATCACCACCGAGTTCCCTGAAGGCTCTTTCACCAGCCTTCTCGGCCCATCCGGCTCCGGCAAGACCACACTGCTGCGCATCATCGCGGGCTTTATCAAGCCCGACCAGGGCGTCGTCACGATCGGCAACAATGATGTCACCGACATTCCGGTCTGGGGCCGTAACATCGGCATGATGTTCCAGTCCTACGCGCTGTTCCCGCATATGACAATTGCCCAGAACGTCGCCTTCGGTCTCGAACGCCGGGGCATCAAGGGCGCCGCCGCCCGTAAGGAAGTCGACCGTGCGCTGGAAATGGTGCATCTGCCTGGCTTTGCCGATCGCATGCCCAAGCAGTTGTCCGGGGGCCAGCAGCAGCGCGTTGCGCTTGCCCGCGCCATGGTCATCAAGCCGAGCGTGCTGCTCCTCGACGAGCCGCTGTCGGCGCTCGATCGGCGCCTGCGCCAGGAAATGCAGGTCGAACTGTTGCGCATCCAGCGCGAAAGCGGCCTGACGACGATCTTCGTCACCCACGACCAGGAAGAGGCGCTGACGCTGTCCGATAAGGTAGCGATCCTCGACAAGGGCCGCATCGTCCAGATCGGCGAGCCGGAAACCGTCTATGAGCGACCGCTGACGCGCTTTGCCGCCGAATTCCTCGGCGACTCCAACTTCCTCACCGGCACCGTGGAGAACGGCGCCGTGCGTCTCGCCGATGGGACGGTAGTTCAGACTACCGGCACGTTGCCCGCAAGCGGTTCGAACGTCACGCTCGCCGTGCGCCCCGAGAAGATGTCGATCGCATCCGGTCCGACGGATGGCAACGGCCTGACGGCACGCATTACCACCGTCATCTACGCAGGTCCCGTGCTGTCCTATCTGCTGGAAACCGCAGACGGTGTGCCGCTGAAGCTGTTTGCACAGAACCGCGATGGCAAAGTCCTGAGCGATGGCGACACCATCACCCTGACCTGGGCCGCGGAACACACCGTCCCGGTGGCCGACTGA
- a CDS encoding ABC transporter permease translates to MKTLGPIYLIAILIFLYTPILVMMAMGFNASPLYELPFHFSLQWYDALWDNSILLTAGLNSLVIASITAVLATALGTMASVALSRRTFRGRSLLQLMLLPPIAIPWLITGTAMLIFFYWTGIGRGMHALLIGHVALAIPYVVLVVGTGFKTIRADLEEAAMSLGSTPVHAFFSVTLPLLYPSILGAALFAFAVSLDQFVISYFLATPGYTTLPVQIYSSIRKGFTPEINAISTVLLLGSMTIILIFARFAKPGDTSDKR, encoded by the coding sequence ATGAAAACGCTCGGTCCAATCTATCTCATCGCTATCCTCATCTTCCTCTACACGCCCATTCTCGTGATGATGGCGATGGGGTTCAACGCTTCGCCACTTTACGAGCTGCCATTCCATTTCTCGCTGCAATGGTACGACGCGCTCTGGGACAACAGCATCCTTCTGACGGCGGGTCTGAACAGCCTGGTGATCGCGAGTATCACCGCGGTTCTGGCGACGGCTTTGGGTACCATGGCGTCCGTTGCGCTGTCGCGCCGGACCTTTCGCGGCAGAAGTCTCCTGCAACTGATGCTGCTGCCGCCGATTGCCATTCCCTGGCTGATCACCGGCACGGCCATGCTGATCTTCTTTTATTGGACCGGAATCGGGCGCGGCATGCATGCCCTGTTGATCGGCCATGTGGCACTCGCCATCCCCTACGTTGTTCTGGTCGTCGGCACGGGCTTCAAGACAATCCGCGCCGACCTTGAAGAAGCCGCAATGAGCCTTGGTTCGACACCGGTTCACGCCTTCTTCTCGGTGACGCTACCGCTGCTTTATCCGAGCATCCTTGGCGCCGCGCTCTTCGCCTTCGCCGTGTCGCTCGACCAGTTCGTGATTTCCTACTTCCTCGCAACGCCCGGATACACCACCCTGCCGGTGCAGATCTACTCCTCGATCCGCAAGGGCTTCACCCCTGAAATCAACGCGATCTCCACCGTGCTTCTGCTCGGCTCGATGACGATCATCCTGATTTTTGCGCGCTTCGCCAAGCCCGGAGACACAAGTGACAAACGTTAA